The following coding sequences lie in one Acropora palmata chromosome 3, jaAcrPala1.3, whole genome shotgun sequence genomic window:
- the LOC141877098 gene encoding uncharacterized protein LOC141877098 encodes MDAILVFRVVPILLCLYFTTDRVPAYQVLGRDSRNTQNEDSVRQIPAVARLLKGFRPPETTLHNATENNITKNYNWSNSFRRTTKRPFAKIKVSSNVKKFAQVLGHKLLNKIPVRISRKHFSQKASKVILDGKAERGSFRIFDKTVKGIGIYSMSRDRKYNDLKLKLEIHRKQHEQNRQRQRRPKQKQPMEKQRRPKQQQRLKQQKQQQVKTTAIPVMPAQFLPCLSPCDTRRLNKALNCLGIASQFEKEALDIHNRYRVMHNAPPMTLNCEMSWDAAAFAQKLADMDSGLIHSSYDERPDQGENLAFGCTENRELTAEEAVKMWFDEVCKYSFSNSGPQVGTNHFTQLIWEGARDFGIGKASNKQSSGAICTYVVARYKPREHVLIGGRHYGIEKGWFDFNYCKNIKKNLKGSNGLKRFEIN; translated from the exons ATGGATGCAATTTTGGTATTTCGAGTGGTTCCAATCTTACTATGCCTTTACTTTACCACTGACCGAG tTCCTGCTTACCAAGTTCTTGGAAGAGATTCACGAAATACGCAGAACGAAGACAGTGTTAGACAGATCCCTGCGGTGGCTCGTCTTCTGAAGGGATTCCGTCCGCCCGAAACGACACTTCACAATGCTACTGAGAACAATATTACCAAGAATTACAATTGGAGCAACTCTTTTCGAAGAACAACTAAAAGGCCCTTCGCTAAGATCAAGGTTTCGTCGAATGTTAAGAAATTTGCACAAGTCCTAGGACACAAACTACTGAATAAAATTCCTGTCAGAATATCTAGAAAACACTTCAGTCAGAAAGCATCTAAGGTTATTTTAGATGGTAAAGCAGAAAGGGGCAGTTTTAGAATTTTTGATAAGACTGTAAAGGGGATAGGAATATATAGTATGTCACGGGACCGGAAATATAATGATCTTAAGTTAAAACTTGAGATTCATAGAAAACAGCATGAACAGAACCGACAACGACAGCGaagaccaaaacaaaaacaacccaTGGAGAAACAGAGAAGGCCGAAGCAGCAACAAagattaaaacaacaaaaacaacagcaggTTAAAACAACTGCCATTCCAGTCATGCCCGCTCAATTTCTACCATGTTTGTCTCCTTGCGATACGAGACGGCTGAACAAAGCGTTAAATTGTCTCGGAATCG CTTCCcagtttgaaaaagaggccctGGATATACACAACAGATATCGCGTGATGCATAATGCACCACCAATGACATTGAATTGTGAAATGAGCTGGGATGCCGCAGCATTCGCTCAGAAATTGGCAGATATGGACAGCGGTCTTATTCATTCCAGTTATGATGAGAGACCAGATCAGGGAGAGAATTTGGCATTCGGCTGTACCGAAAACAGAGAACTGACAGCCGAAGAAGCGGTTAAAATGTG GTTTGACGAAGTTTGCAAGTACAGTTTTAGCAACAGTGGCCCGCAAGTTGGTACAAACCATTTCACGCAGCTAATCTGGGAAGGAGCAAGAGATTTCGGAATCGGCAAAGCTTCAAACAAACAATCCAGTGGTGCCATCTGTACATATGTTGTAGCTCGATATAAGCCTCGTGAACATGTCCTAATCGGCGGAAGACATTACGGCATCGAAAAAGGCTggtttgattttaattactgcaaaaatataaagaagaacTTAAAAGGAAGTAATGGCTTGaaaaggtttgaaataaaCTGA